The genomic DNA CTCCCCCACAGCGGAGAACATCAGCTTCcaagtaatttcaccatgggcCAGCTTCACTGTAGTGGCCGCACATTGGATATGCTCAATATGTGCGGACCATATGGATGTATtgatttatatgtacataatatgtatacatatatgtatatgtatgtacatcgtAGATGCTTAAGGAATTGCGAGCGAGTGTATTTGATCTTGGTATAATTGGCTGTCAGTGCGACGTTTGATCGAGCCCcacaagcacacgcacacacagcctcacccacagccacacacacacacacacaggcagctCTTCTGGGTTGCGCAAAATGTCCGCAGCTGGCActtgtctctgtgtttgtgtctgagtttttgttaatttataaattaaaacgCGTTTCATGGCATTATTTGTGTGTTCGCTGTGTGCTTTTTCTTGCCTTcttttaaatcattttgatTGTTCgacattcatattcatatttttattcttCTTAGTCCATTTTTGTGCATGGCCTGCAAACATTTGGCCAGCCCACGCCCCTGTCCGCCTCTGCCGTTTCgctaattgaaaatcaattaatgcGACTGCAGCTCCTCTCCACAGACATGCTCCATCTCCAATctctccattccattctctccactctccttctctccacatctgccgccgcagcagtcATGTCAAAGTCAGCAATCAAGTCAGCAAGGGAGGGGGACAAAatccttttgttttcattgacTCTCTAAGGCTTTGgccaacacacgcacaaacaaaaagtttaattgatGTGCTCGAAGTGTCTCGCCGACATgcgaaatatttcattttgtctCGAGTTTTGGCCGAAACGATCATcattctcatcatcatcgttatCATTAGGTTCATTGAATCTTGAAGTGCGTCTCAGAGCCAGAAGCGCGCTCCTTATGGCTGGGGGAATGTGGCACAAGTTTTGCATGCCAAAGTATGCCCCGAACTGCCGATGGAGGGGGAATTATAATTCAGATTTTGCCGGTTATTTCGGGCTGCTAATCAATGAACAACCAATGTGATTCTCTCGCTGCTCGTTACTCGTTACTCGATACTTATTTCTTCCAGCTCTCGCTACTCCTTACCCCTTTCTCGCTACTCGTTTCTCGTTACTAAtttctctcccctctctcgtTACTCGTTGCAGGTCAACAAACAGTATACGGCCAACGATCTGGAGGCTTTTATGAAGATTGCCGCCAATTGGCAGAATTCCAATCACAGCTTACTGGAGGGCGTCGACTTGAAGACGGGTAAGTAAACGTTAAAATCATTCACCAGCAATCAACAGACCATTAAAATGCCAACATTTCCGCCTGCAGAAATGACACAATACATGAACAATCCATCGATGAACATGTACAAGAAACGTGAACGCACTCAGAACTGGAATCACCAGGAGAAGAAATATTTGCTCGATCTGTGCCGGAAGGATATGCGCATCATAGAGAACAAGCGACTGGATGCCGGCCTCACAGCTGTCAAGAACAAGGCCTGGAAGATTATACACCAGAAGTTCTCCAACCAATTTGGCACCGATCGCACGTGCAATCGCCTCAAGGAGCAGTGGCGCCGCATGAAGGGTGAGTTCGAGGgattttccataaatttcTGGATTATTTTTCAACGTTCTTTGCTTTCCTTTAGCCTGCACACGCAATGAGATCCTCGACTATAACAATCGCTTGGCCAGATTCGGGCCGGAGGTCGCTGATCGCAAGAAGCCATCGCCGTTTACGTTCGAGGTGTGGGACTTTATGCAGGAGGCCAAGAAGGCCTGCAAGTCGGAGGCCTTGGATGGCATTGACTATTCAAAGATTCCGCTGGCCCTCGAGGAGGGTTTCGACTATCGCGAGGACTACAAATTCAATGGCGATGAGCATGACATGGATGAGTAAGTGGCCAGAGAGCGCTCTGTCCCGCTGTATAGCTGTGATTAACGTTCTTCCCTCTCTGTTCCCTTCGAGCAGCAGTCGTACGCCACCGCAGGAGATGTGCGACGTGGACATCAAGGAGGAGGAACACAACGAGACCTTTGATGAGAAATACAACAGCCATCATCTGAACCAGAGCGACATTCTAGGTGGAGCAGAGCGTCTGAGCGTGTCTCCGAATCACAGTCGCAATGGCATACACGAGGCCGAGAGTCCTGCCACAGTGTCGACAGCCGTGGCACTCGACGCGAGTGCTGGCGGTGGGGGCTTTATGCCGGGCGCCGCCGACATGTCCGGCTTCCAGGCCAACTTCAACATGAACAACATATCCGCCACGCTGGAGGCACTGAATGCCTTGAGAACGGGCCAGTTCCCCagtgcggcagctgccgccgcagccgccatACAACAGCatcaggcgcaggcacaggcccaaGCACAGGCTCAGGTGGtcgccctgcagcagcacaagagcagcagcaacaacaacaacaacaataacaacaatgaGGACGACGATGAGATGCTGAAGCCATCGCCCAAGCGTCGGCGCACCAACAGCGGCAGCGTGTTGGGCATCGAGGATCAGCCGCAGGCACTGACCACCACAGCCATGCCGCTCGCGACGGACTGCCAGGCGCTGGAGcgatcgagcagcagcagcaacggacTGGGCGTCGGCGTCGCAACcggcagccccagcagcagcggcggcagcaacagcaacaacttcgAGCTGCGCCTGTTCATGGAGATGCAGAGCAAGGAGCACATGATGCGCATGAAGATCCTCgaggtgcagctgcagtcggCCAAGCACAGTCGTGACCTGATCGAGATCAACAAGACGCTGGcgctgcagaagctgcaggaATTGGCCAGCAAGCGGCTGCCCAGTTAGGGCAGCGTCCAACGGCCGTGCAGCGTTTCATGTTATGTTAGTTGTAGCcttaaaaacacacacagaagcgaCTCCAAGTGCTGCGTTCGCAGGCAGAGAGCGTAGCTGGGGATCGTTTAGAGTTAGTTTTAGGATTTTACATTTAAGTTTTAGCAGCAGAAaccgcacacaaaaaccagcacacaccagaacacacacaaacagagtcACAAAACAGTTAGAGACACCGAGTTGCATGCTCTCCACAACATTCCTGGCATTTGTTGATCAGtatttgaaaagaaaaatagaaaGCTAGAAGCGAAAACACAAACcagaaacccaaacccaaaccccaagaGATGAAGGAAGAGGACCGTCAGCAGGCGCTCGAAAGTATGCCATAATTTCTCTTGCTAGCCtacctcacacacacacacagacacacacacacacactctactCTACTGGCCTCACCAGCACTTGaccaagtcaagtcaagtttTTAGTTTGTAGATTTTTTAGTACGTAAAATGAGGCGGCAGAATATCATTCTCCAAGTTGCTCAACTACCACAAATGTATTGTACTTACGTTCTTTTGCTTTCGACACTAGCGAACTGctcatatatatgtactacataccatatacatatatttttatgtatatataatgtacaggctcttcttttttgtattccCCACACGGCAAGCAGTCGCCTTTTTGCTTTCAAATTTTTGaacttgtatttattttatattttgtatagaCTTTGTGTTGATACCACCACCCCCCGCAGCCTGTGGtatgccccctgcccccttccCTGCTCTGAAAGCGGCGgaatgtgttttgtgttttgaaTGCCATATTAAATGaaagtttcattttattttcccaACAAATTGTTACCCTAAAtgataaaaaaagaaagaaacaaaaaaaaacagccctatatattattatatcaTATGTTTTAAGAGAGCTCCCAACTCCCACTAGCCACTGTCAGGCAGGACGGGGTGGAGAAACCCCGCGCACCTGCAAGGGCTTCTATGTAAAtgaacaaaatacaaattattttaaataaaaaaaagtggaAAGAAAACGTTGAGCTTAAAGTAATTTATATCGGATTAAATATGAGTTTATAAGGCTTTTCCCCTGCTATTGCTTGCGACTTTGTCCAGTTGTTACCTTGGCCATTGAGACCATTTGCTGGTCCACTTTGCCAAGCTCTGACTGCACCTCattctgttgctgcaacagctTGGAGCGCAGCTTCATCAGTTGCTCGCGTTGCTGTTTGGGAAGTAAAAGGAAAgattaaagttatttttattagAAATACTCACAATTTTTAGAAAGTGCACATTCTCGCCAGCTCGGGCTCTTTCGTACAGGAAATTGCTGGCATTTctagaaatattttaatgctaAAAAATAAACCTTTGCCGACTTCCTTTCTACTCACTTGCAGCTCTGTGTAAACCAAACTTTAGGCACAGTTGCAAGTCGGAAAAGTACTTTTTGCATAACTAAAAAATTTCGTTGAAAAAAACGGGAGTTGAAAActaaattttatttcaaaaaattTGGAAAGTTACTTGGGCATGCCAGAGGCTGACTGAAATGTGAATGAGTTTTGGAATGGCATCGCCTACTTTGACTGGCATCGAGTAAATCAATCCTCTCCACCCATAGACCTTTTGATTCTCTCAATGGAATTTTCGAGCTGCTCAATTTGCTTCAGCAGCGATTTCTTCACAGACTTTGAATCCTCGGAAAAGCCACGCTCAACGGCTTTGATTTCGTTCTTTAAGTCCTCGATCTGCGCCAgcatttctttgattttatcTTGTCGAATTTTCTTTAGTTGTTCCATTTCCTTGGGGACGTAGAAAATGTAAGCTTTCGCCCTTAAATTGGCTGCGTTATGCACTCACAATTCTcttaaaatgatttttctCCTCGCCCCTGCCTTTGTCGCGGAAGGTGCGTCTTAGTCCGTCTGTGGCCAGCACATCCCTGGCTCTCAGCAGGCTTATGGCTCGGAAGACTGTGCCAAACATGCTTAAAAATAATTGcttaaaattttgaaatttgaaaagaatttCGGGCtggcagcaaaacaattttctcaGTGCTGACTTGATGGACTTTTTCTCTATGGCTTCTTTTCGGGCTTGCCGCTGATGCTCTCCAAATTCTTGATGTGCTTTTCGatttgttcaatttttgaCTTGATTAATTTGCGTTCCTCAATGATTCTCTTGCGTATGGTGTCCAGCTGATGGCGTTGTTTCTGTATCAAAAAGGGGCTCTTAAAAGTAGTTcgacttttgttttaattaacagCAAACCTTTTGCATATAGGGAATATTGGAACGTACGCTGCCTAGATAAGAGAATTGGAAGGACAATCGACTGTTTGTaggagaaaaagaaagtcTTCAAGGAAAGTTAAGTTAATTTAAGTGAAAGCTGGAACTTACCTAACTGCTGGTTGATATTGATTGAATATTTTCAGTGGCTGCCGATAATTTCTGGCTATTTGGTAGCTTAGAAATTGCACAATTTCAGACATTTTGGATGGATTtggaatttaaatgaaatatttacttatgctAAAACATGATACGGGGAGTAAAGCAAAGGGAATTGTAAATGACAACTAAAGTCAGGCCTGGCAAGCATTGTTTATTATTTCGTCAGTGAATCacgcaaacattttgtttactgATAAGCACAAAAGTCCCCCTCGCcgtttgattgatttgtttatggcgAGAGTTCCCCTCTGCAATAATTGTTTACAATAGCTCCCCAGCAAAAATAGCACACGAAAATCActtaatatttctttatatatttttggcaattttatgaagttacattttgttgttctaAGCGTACATGGTCTTGGGTTGACTTGGTCTACGCACTGGCGAATCGTAGATGAAAGGACGTGGTGCAGGCGGCGACCTGAAAGGGtttcctccagctcctccaggaCTGGGAGATCCGCGAGATGGCGAACCCTGGCTGGGCGAGATCAGGCATCCCAGCAGAGCgaacagcagacagcacaGTGCGAACAGCTTCATTGTTTTGTAATCTTTCGTTTACTGAATGCTCATCTCAGTGGGGATGAGTGCTTTTATAGGTCTGTGAGAGAGAAGAAGCTCTGCTGATAATCGTTGCGCTGATACTGTGAACCACTCGGGGGATTTTTGCAGCCACTGAAATCAACGACATTGGGtgatttttttcttctctgctgtCGCAGCAGGTGGCGAGGTGGCGCTGCTCTCAATCGACTGCTTGGCTGTTGCTTTCGCTtgctctttctccttctccttctcttcaATTTCTAGGTTCCTGTCAAACTCCAAGCGCTTTATGTCACGCGTCAAGTCGCTTACCATCCTCTCGAGTCCCCGAACCTTACAGGTTAGCATGCGCGTAAGTGCCGCCAGTTGCTGTCGCTCCTGTAGAAAATTTAATAGTGAATTATTGGTGCACCCCCGACAGCTTGTAGCCACAGTTTACCGTCAACAGATCCTCGAATTTCAGATTAGTTTCAATCTGGCTGGTCATGTTATTGTTGAATTTGATCAAATTTCCGCTGTAAAAAAGATGCAGCTTGTTGGGGGATTGGGTTGTGGATTCGAACAGGCCTTACCGCAGTATGCAGCCACCACGGAACTGACTCCAGATTCTATTCATTTTGCTACTTCTTTGGTGCTGATGGTCCGCCAAGACACGAAAATTTATTGCAGCCAGAAAAAgtgagaaatttgttttgtatttttagaaAATATGTGTGTGACGTAAACTTATAAGACGCCCCAAGCTACATTTTCTGGTAAGGGTTTCAGCTCCAATAAGAATTCTCTCGAAGCGGTCAGCTTTTGCTTGTAGTTGCATAGCAGTCAGCTTGCGTTTGCAGCTCAGCCAGCACTTGTGGTGGACTTCAGGCATACTTGCAGGCTGAACTATTTCGTGCAATGCGTCTTTTGTGTTCGTGTGTCAGTCTcttgttttgtggcaaacaaacCTAAATCGAAATTACAAATATCCGCAACCATTTACTCAcattatttgatatttttctgTACATAGGTATATATTAGATTAATACATATTAATACACTCTTTCGTCTACTTCCCAAATATTCTCTCTATACACCGTTTTAGTTTGCTGCAGTAAAATCAGCTTCAAGCGAACAAATTCTGAGTTCAGCCAGCAACTCCATTCGAATGGTAAACGGTATTGCAAGCACCAAGTTGTTCTTGGTTGTTCTTCTTTCGCACGCATTCGCATGTTCCGTAAGCCGCGCAAGCGTAAGCTCGCTCACGCAACTATGAGCACGATGCTCTCACAGATGgtacatttgttgttgttgtgatgcCGGTCAATGCAAGGTATGAGTTTagtgtctctctttttctctttcaaaTGGGTTCTTGCCAGACGTtagttcatatgtatgtatgtccatatgCATCACGCCAGTGAACCTCCAGTTACCTTTTGGCTTCTGGCAGACTTCCCCGCTCATATCTTTATGCACGCCGtttgttgtggctggctgTTAAGGTAGTTTAATATGAAACGATAAGCGCTCTGCGGGTGTACTGAAATAATCTGGCCACGATAAGCGGCCACCCCACACGGAAGCCCCGTGCATTTAGTTTATGATATTTATTCGTATTCGGTAAGGTAAAACTAAGCCGCTTTAAAAGCTCTTAATGGATACTACACAGTGTCTGCTCTTTAGGCGAACTCCTGTTCAGCGGTCCGCTTGGTGGACATGGTGGATTCCTGCTCTTCCAGCTCCTCAACCTCGCGCCGGAAGGCGT from Drosophila subobscura isolate 14011-0131.10 chromosome E, UCBerk_Dsub_1.0, whole genome shotgun sequence includes the following:
- the LOC117892734 gene encoding uncharacterized protein LOC117892734 isoform X2; the protein is MVNKQYTANDLEAFMKIAANWQNSNHSLLEGVDLKTEMTQYMNNPSMNMYKKRERTQNWNHQEKKYLLDLCRKDMRIIENKRLDAGLTAVKNKAWKIIHQKFSNQFGTDRTCNRLKEQWRRMKACTRNEILDYNNRLARFGPEVADRKKPSPFTFEVWDFMQEAKKACKSEALDGIDYSKIPLALEEGFDYREDYKFNGDEHDMDDSRTPPQEMCDVDIKEEEHNETFDEKYNSHHLNQSDILGGAERLSVSPNHSRNGIHEAESPATVSTAVALDASAGGGGFMPGAADMSGFQANFNMNNISATLEALNALRTGQFPSAAAAAAAAIQQHQAQAQAQAQAQVVALQQHKSSSNNNNNNNNNEDDDEMLKPSPKRRRTNSGSVLGIEDQPQALTTTAMPLATDCQALERSSSSSNGLGVGVATGSPSSSGGSNSNNFELRLFMEMQSKEHMMRMKILEVQLQSAKHSRDLIEINKTLALQKLQELASKRLPS
- the LOC117892734 gene encoding uncharacterized protein LOC117892734 isoform X1, whose translation is MVMAMASGAVNKQYTANDLEAFMKIAANWQNSNHSLLEGVDLKTEMTQYMNNPSMNMYKKRERTQNWNHQEKKYLLDLCRKDMRIIENKRLDAGLTAVKNKAWKIIHQKFSNQFGTDRTCNRLKEQWRRMKACTRNEILDYNNRLARFGPEVADRKKPSPFTFEVWDFMQEAKKACKSEALDGIDYSKIPLALEEGFDYREDYKFNGDEHDMDDSRTPPQEMCDVDIKEEEHNETFDEKYNSHHLNQSDILGGAERLSVSPNHSRNGIHEAESPATVSTAVALDASAGGGGFMPGAADMSGFQANFNMNNISATLEALNALRTGQFPSAAAAAAAAIQQHQAQAQAQAQAQVVALQQHKSSSNNNNNNNNNEDDDEMLKPSPKRRRTNSGSVLGIEDQPQALTTTAMPLATDCQALERSSSSSNGLGVGVATGSPSSSGGSNSNNFELRLFMEMQSKEHMMRMKILEVQLQSAKHSRDLIEINKTLALQKLQELASKRLPS
- the LOC117892739 gene encoding uncharacterized protein LOC117892739; translated protein: MNRIWSQFRGGCILRGNLIKFNNNMTSQIETNLKFEDLLTERQQLAALTRMLTCKVRGLERMVSDLTRDIKRLEFDRNLEIEEKEKEKEQAKATAKQSIESSATSPPAATAEKKKITQCR
- the LOC117892734 gene encoding uncharacterized protein LOC117892734 isoform X3, encoding MKIAANWQNSNHSLLEGVDLKTEMTQYMNNPSMNMYKKRERTQNWNHQEKKYLLDLCRKDMRIIENKRLDAGLTAVKNKAWKIIHQKFSNQFGTDRTCNRLKEQWRRMKACTRNEILDYNNRLARFGPEVADRKKPSPFTFEVWDFMQEAKKACKSEALDGIDYSKIPLALEEGFDYREDYKFNGDEHDMDDSRTPPQEMCDVDIKEEEHNETFDEKYNSHHLNQSDILGGAERLSVSPNHSRNGIHEAESPATVSTAVALDASAGGGGFMPGAADMSGFQANFNMNNISATLEALNALRTGQFPSAAAAAAAAIQQHQAQAQAQAQAQVVALQQHKSSSNNNNNNNNNEDDDEMLKPSPKRRRTNSGSVLGIEDQPQALTTTAMPLATDCQALERSSSSSNGLGVGVATGSPSSSGGSNSNNFELRLFMEMQSKEHMMRMKILEVQLQSAKHSRDLIEINKTLALQKLQELASKRLPS
- the LOC117892740 gene encoding immune-induced peptide 18, translated to MKLFALCCLLFALLGCLISPSQGSPSRGSPSPGGAGGNPFRSPPAPRPFIYDSPVRRPSQPKTMYA